A single genomic interval of Aphidius gifuensis isolate YNYX2018 linkage group LG6, ASM1490517v1, whole genome shotgun sequence harbors:
- the LOC122858992 gene encoding prefoldin subunit 5, with protein MSTISTNEAPHLQQIDLTKLSLQQLTMLKQQLDKELQAFQESLQTLKMAQSKFQESGHCLDKVNPANKGKEILVPLTESMYVPGRLASNNTVVVDIGTGYYVEKDVEEAKDYFKRRVAFVTEQMEKIQLIGQEKSKIHEATIEVIGMKIQGQMQKEGAPA; from the exons atgtcGACAATATCAACAAATGAAGCTCCACATCTTCAACAAATTGATTTAACAAAGTTAAGTTTGCAACAATTAACAATGTTAAAACAACAACTTGACAAGGAACTTCAAGCATTTCAAGAGTCATTGCAAACATTAAAAATGGCACAAAGTAAATTTCAAGAATCAGGACATTGTCTTGACAAAGTTAATCCAGCAAATAAAG gAAAAGAAATTCTGGTTCCTTTGACAGAATCAATGTATGTTCCTGGACGTTTAGCAAGTAATaatactgttgttgttgacaTTGGTACTGGATATTATGTTGAAAAAGATGTTGAAGAAGCAAAAGATTATTTCAAAAGACGTGTTGCTTTTGTCACTgaacaaatggaaaaaattcaattgattggtcaagaaaaaagtaaaattcatGAAGCAACAATTGAAGTAATAGGAATGAAAATTCAGGGACAAATGCAAAAAGAAGGTGCACCAgcctaa